A genomic region of Candidatus Thorarchaeota archaeon contains the following coding sequences:
- a CDS encoding 6-bladed beta-propeller — protein MRLAKSIYFVAILIPMLLLVSANIPTMTIPSSTGESDDGTRTVDLGNGDTIKVGPDEILYKYVISQAPTSQTGSGDPLIVAEYGERTDTFSSLSMQYDSGSQTTTTSNQSVPLGENWEGYQVDARVTDITENRTWLNNYGFSTQSTWDYNTNYTEGYWTGNNRVQFFSTGGTYEGQWGSRGTSSGQFIDPWGVAINSSGYVYVTDTGNHRVQVFDMNGNFVTQWGTRGTDHGEFNMPMGIAIATNGRVYVADMGNDRIQIFDPSGNYIGEWGSTGTGTGQFHQPVGVAIRNSNGYVYVTDMGNDRVQYFDANGNYQGTWGSQGTGTGSFNDPTGIAVNQNNGEVIVADTTYNRVQRFSATGSYQSLVGSGGNYRGSGSTGYFRNPIGVSVSSGGIIYVADMGNDRIQYFSSTGSYQGNWGTDGTGNGNFRILYGIAVNSSGYVYAVERGGTSRKSVTWDQDAHGTGNAAPIFQIGGYYHRNPSDLYGFWYNPGEKAFVNQTINVDRGDITWMGVSLDYYADCRGWGSYMTGFFELFVSVGDPDFGGSYLWSSKFDYIDDDNTWYSSGLVPVDYSSISLPNLNIMAGLRVTQSEWYRSNDILPEGRLDNIVIYIKAKATPSQVNLKMNGVDVANIVQGSTTLWGQGTASYTPAAPWSNGKAYANFSWTPSPFPPSPDLDITVEIDTNVTVFARRYNVETVENTGTFERGDAYTVTNASDVEWATNHYAAVPGGYESRYFFNVSLPTTRDIYHVGEPSHRLTNLTSGWSYGDPGDGLLNVSAYEITTTSLNGFWYLKGSSPNIITDLEVWDGSQWIRTTTFRANDVTQFRATLPTSYANDVVNFTLYDSTGAVWTTLQATVDGTGHATTGSVTLDPATAPVGSWEVQAYVTDKVSGGTVHNVGFFRRGFEIQHATGMFVKYPVEGVSTWEVNVTYGDVVLLQVRVNDSDNGDLLPGGTMTYSWPAGSGPMNDLGTGEYSIALNTSKLASNGPVDVSLSWSKTYYDSLARTFRLNVIFTSNLLSSDAPGVDVPQGYDAELALYYENQLGNGITGASITCNWTLGSYTVTPVGGSDGHYTLTLSTNSVSIGTYTVEITSTKDYVESRTIVLSVQIRELHTSAIPSTSHLSLPVGYITSFTITYTDTDHDTPITGYESAISLNWTGSHGYYTVVETTDPGVYNVTVHSYSDDTLGTYVLEVKVERAAAQNHTFNIDLELRTHLTSFYLKNPVDPTPYTANIEIRVVYFDVDADAGIENGSAVGYYVLIYVVSSEPDLSYTVTNGSAAGEYLITIPASAWGSVGSKNLTIYANWTGPTVKYTNETIDLTVTVTATPTDIFIGENPVSTPYGENITFSLIYYDVAGDTGIVNATGLYAGNVHLTVTVLTSGQSLDQSKMVITEVDPSGSPGEYRFEFNSTLLSGLISCDLEIWFNWTKGQLPLYENKTLIITVYTTQRQTIVNWQPLPVTPYDELVNLTITYRDSLSGNVILNSPNLYISIQESIIYTLYYDGDATGEFQLELDTSSWTPGTHTFHVNVTWVGSPYYQNRTSVAVTITVRTRYTELVHGAFTPIQYANNLTLLFTYRDLDDFSTSGMDGGTLTLDSSLTGYYWVTDNGDGTYTLILDTTAFGTLGTFAINVTMTYGGSRHCDDASDLFYLTIVERRTQLTSDLPSPAPYLGQANVTVTYLDDNTNIGINGATVRASCATASSPLVYNSNYWVDVVGVGKYRIRISTEALGNFGSYVIDITASYTGTPYYQSRTISVQIEVSRRPVTLSVVKSPLNTQFLDNVEFEITVTDSLSGTSVSLDKSVLILTHGSGLPITDAQYTLTQSGNNYLISINSTDLTSVLVSGHPITILFHWGDSSPYYSNSTTSTEVTITRRATQVAVVSTPPSDIYYNATALIEFSDYSTSVGITGATFTVACLNTTPIQAWFIDNNDGTYEVRVNTSTFVSTGRYYFSVNVSITGSPYYQNHTNIRYSIIVNPVATVLSVVVPSGVTYYSGDMVQVNITFINIKSGLGIINADVKTNWGSQHGTSYTLTELGDGVYNLTIDTTGLVAGTYIFDVNASKYLHFNKTVTADIVLSPVPVAIELSNNPVYPIWGEAIVFTANVTDARDGSPILGGTVNIQIHGDNYSMTDVGGGLYNVTVPSKTYNAGVYTVSLHFTKTNHEVRDMDVEFRLGKVPATISLALSSLSVVNGQTIAVEAVYALASNGSVISVGTLVFSWSGGNGTLTWNASQGKYLGTLTVTDVPVGNYQVLVQAVSTNYRSSSTQVSLEVREISTDMMPYHSISKISAVYGDMINITVYLNNTDLNAPVVDATVVYGVGPLIGNLSPAVEPGYYTALIDTSALDVQNWVITVSSSKSAHTPATTQFLLTVESIPTRVIVYDALVEVYYGTNATFTFVFWDDYNNQGINGSTASFELGSITGVLEDLNNGTYVLSIDSTSVSAGPLGYDVFVSFQKPRHKSGFTLVKLVVRPRPTALEGPYEIDFPVGDDYTILFTFRDTLTGQLITGATAAAIWEFGAVSLTPLANGSYRFGPTETEASRLSIRSTPYLIRISLTKGNYSAATSQVSLTIRTIRTKLLVTPPPVTLYDGEEFVVRVTYWDEDHNVAIPGAMNSTADTTADAVPELTRDFGNGTYEFGFVGHGIKAFDINIVLSKSDYATSEYSLAVYTIMTPEQQSLYTGIGWLAAAIFLLSGFGALYIKVLSVPKMLRIIIAMWKKVRKGGVPEKPKVRTRREMLLDEMNADLASVRITKTMEDVALSTVDISALDVEALLEELAAIVGLTEKDLETLRTDLEKMRPSERAGFVQEVIRQERARRARDLAEAAEEVPPEELTRKLTEDELAHLREQLLSLGIDESEVDILVEQAQNLTKAEIDALLDQLKEGGME, from the coding sequence ATGAGATTAGCCAAGTCCATTTACTTTGTCGCCATTTTGATACCAATGCTACTACTGGTGTCAGCTAACATTCCAACTATGACAATCCCAAGCTCCACAGGCGAGTCCGATGATGGAACGCGGACCGTTGATCTTGGGAATGGGGATACCATTAAGGTGGGTCCCGATGAGATCCTCTACAAGTATGTGATCTCGCAGGCTCCGACCTCGCAGACTGGTTCAGGGGATCCGTTGATAGTTGCTGAATATGGTGAGCGAACGGACACATTCTCAAGCCTATCTATGCAATATGATTCAGGGTCACAGACGACAACCACTTCGAACCAATCGGTGCCCCTCGGTGAAAATTGGGAGGGGTATCAGGTCGATGCGCGAGTGACCGACATTACAGAAAATAGGACTTGGCTGAACAACTACGGGTTCTCGACACAATCAACTTGGGACTATAATACTAACTACACTGAAGGCTACTGGACCGGGAACAATCGCGTACAGTTCTTTAGTACAGGTGGTACATACGAGGGGCAGTGGGGATCACGAGGTACAAGCTCTGGTCAGTTCATTGATCCTTGGGGCGTGGCCATCAACTCCTCGGGGTATGTCTACGTGACGGACACCGGTAATCATCGGGTCCAGGTCTTCGACATGAACGGCAATTTTGTGACCCAATGGGGCACTCGTGGTACTGACCATGGGGAGTTCAATATGCCCATGGGGATCGCTATTGCAACCAATGGCCGAGTGTATGTTGCAGATATGGGCAATGACCGAATTCAGATCTTTGACCCCTCTGGAAATTATATTGGCGAGTGGGGATCCACAGGCACTGGTACAGGGCAGTTCCACCAGCCAGTCGGAGTCGCAATCCGAAACTCCAACGGTTATGTCTATGTCACAGATATGGGCAATGACCGCGTGCAATATTTTGATGCTAATGGTAACTATCAAGGAACTTGGGGATCGCAGGGAACTGGTACTGGCTCGTTCAATGATCCAACTGGAATTGCGGTCAATCAGAATAATGGTGAAGTCATTGTTGCTGACACGACATATAATCGTGTGCAGCGATTTTCTGCAACTGGCAGCTATCAGAGCCTAGTTGGTTCAGGTGGTAACTATAGAGGCTCCGGTTCAACTGGCTATTTCAGGAATCCAATTGGTGTGAGCGTGAGTTCTGGAGGGATTATCTATGTGGCTGATATGGGCAATGACCGAATACAATACTTCAGTTCAACTGGTAGTTATCAAGGTAACTGGGGAACTGATGGTACTGGTAATGGCAATTTCAGAATTCTTTATGGTATTGCTGTTAATAGTTCGGGTTACGTCTATGCTGTTGAGCGGGGTGGGACCTCCCGGAAATCCGTCACTTGGGATCAAGACGCTCATGGGACTGGTAATGCTGCTCCAATCTTTCAGATTGGTGGTTATTATCACAGGAATCCAAGCGATCTTTACGGCTTCTGGTATAACCCGGGTGAGAAGGCTTTTGTGAATCAGACGATAAACGTGGATCGTGGTGATATCACATGGATGGGTGTTTCGTTAGATTACTATGCTGATTGTCGTGGATGGGGCTCTTATATGACCGGTTTCTTTGAGCTCTTCGTGTCCGTTGGTGATCCTGATTTTGGTGGTTCTTATCTATGGAGTTCAAAATTTGATTATATTGACGACGACAATACATGGTATTCCTCAGGGCTAGTACCTGTTGATTATAGCTCAATCTCATTACCTAATCTAAATATAATGGCTGGCCTGCGCGTCACTCAAAGTGAATGGTATCGAAGCAATGACATTCTTCCAGAAGGCAGGCTGGACAATATTGTTATCTACATTAAGGCAAAGGCGACACCTTCACAGGTCAATCTAAAGATGAACGGGGTCGATGTGGCGAATATCGTTCAGGGTTCTACTACTCTCTGGGGGCAGGGGACCGCATCATACACTCCTGCCGCTCCTTGGAGTAATGGTAAGGCCTATGCAAACTTCAGTTGGACACCGAGTCCATTCCCGCCCTCTCCTGATCTTGATATCACGGTTGAGATCGACACAAATGTCACGGTCTTTGCACGACGGTATAATGTGGAAACGGTAGAAAATACTGGCACATTTGAAAGAGGTGATGCCTATACGGTCACTAACGCCTCTGATGTCGAATGGGCCACTAATCATTATGCCGCTGTTCCTGGGGGCTACGAGTCACGGTACTTCTTCAATGTGTCATTACCAACGACACGGGACATCTATCATGTGGGAGAACCGTCTCATCGACTGACAAATCTCACGTCTGGCTGGAGCTATGGTGATCCTGGGGATGGATTACTTAATGTTTCAGCGTATGAGATCACTACGACCTCTTTGAATGGCTTCTGGTATCTAAAAGGGAGCTCTCCAAACATCATTACTGATCTTGAAGTCTGGGATGGCAGTCAATGGATTCGTACTACAACTTTCAGGGCAAATGATGTGACACAGTTCCGTGCAACTCTGCCCACAAGCTATGCAAATGACGTGGTCAACTTCACGCTCTATGATTCTACAGGGGCAGTTTGGACTACGCTGCAGGCGACCGTTGACGGTACTGGCCACGCGACAACAGGATCCGTCACGCTCGACCCCGCAACAGCTCCCGTCGGATCGTGGGAGGTTCAGGCCTATGTGACGGACAAAGTGTCCGGTGGTACGGTGCACAATGTCGGCTTCTTCAGGCGTGGCTTTGAGATCCAACACGCTACTGGTATGTTTGTCAAGTATCCTGTTGAAGGCGTGTCCACTTGGGAGGTCAATGTGACATACGGCGACGTTGTGCTTCTTCAAGTGCGCGTTAATGATTCTGACAATGGTGATCTACTCCCCGGCGGCACCATGACGTACTCGTGGCCTGCGGGTTCAGGTCCAATGAACGATCTTGGTACTGGTGAATACAGTATTGCATTGAACACGAGCAAGCTGGCCAGTAACGGGCCTGTTGATGTGTCCCTGAGCTGGAGCAAGACGTACTATGATTCGTTAGCACGGACATTTAGGCTCAATGTCATATTCACCAGCAATCTCTTGTCCTCAGATGCTCCGGGTGTTGATGTGCCACAGGGCTATGATGCCGAGCTAGCTCTCTACTATGAGAATCAACTTGGCAACGGGATCACTGGGGCAAGTATCACCTGTAATTGGACGCTGGGTTCCTATACCGTGACTCCTGTTGGAGGAAGTGATGGTCATTATACCCTTACGCTCAGCACCAATAGCGTTTCAATAGGAACATACACGGTCGAGATCACATCCACCAAAGACTATGTAGAATCGCGTACGATCGTTCTCTCAGTTCAAATCCGTGAACTGCATACCTCGGCCATACCCTCGACCAGTCATCTCTCTCTTCCAGTCGGTTATATCACATCATTCACCATCACCTATACTGATACAGACCATGATACGCCGATCACAGGATATGAGAGTGCTATCTCGTTGAATTGGACCGGCAGTCATGGCTATTACACAGTAGTTGAGACCACCGACCCTGGAGTCTATAATGTGACTGTTCACTCGTATTCAGATGACACTCTTGGTACGTATGTTCTTGAGGTGAAGGTCGAGCGTGCAGCAGCACAAAATCATACCTTCAATATAGACCTAGAGCTGCGCACTCATCTGACCTCATTTTATCTCAAGAATCCTGTTGATCCTACACCTTATACTGCCAATATTGAGATTCGTGTGGTCTATTTTGATGTAGATGCGGATGCTGGTATTGAGAATGGTTCTGCTGTTGGTTACTATGTCCTTATCTATGTAGTGAGCAGTGAACCCGACTTGAGCTATACGGTGACCAACGGTTCAGCCGCGGGTGAGTACCTCATCACTATTCCTGCAAGTGCTTGGGGGTCAGTCGGTTCCAAGAATCTCACGATCTATGCGAATTGGACTGGACCGACCGTGAAATACACAAATGAGACTATTGACTTGACAGTCACTGTGACTGCCACGCCAACGGATATCTTCATTGGTGAGAATCCGGTTTCAACACCGTATGGTGAAAACATCACCTTCTCACTCATCTACTATGATGTTGCTGGTGACACGGGAATTGTAAACGCGACCGGTCTCTACGCAGGGAATGTTCATCTGACTGTGACTGTTCTCACATCTGGTCAATCTCTGGACCAGTCGAAGATGGTAATTACAGAGGTCGATCCTTCTGGAAGCCCGGGCGAATATCGCTTCGAGTTCAACTCGACCCTTCTCAGCGGCCTGATCTCCTGCGACCTTGAAATCTGGTTTAACTGGACAAAGGGCCAACTTCCGCTCTATGAAAACAAGACTCTCATCATCACTGTGTATACGACACAGCGGCAGACGATTGTTAATTGGCAGCCTCTTCCGGTAACTCCCTATGATGAACTGGTCAACCTTACGATCACGTATAGGGACTCTCTCTCGGGTAATGTCATTCTCAATAGCCCTAATCTATACATCTCAATTCAGGAGTCTATTATTTACACGCTATATTATGATGGTGATGCTACTGGGGAATTCCAGTTGGAACTTGACACATCGTCATGGACCCCCGGAACTCATACGTTCCATGTCAATGTGACATGGGTGGGAAGTCCATACTATCAGAATCGAACATCTGTGGCGGTGACGATCACAGTACGCACACGTTATACGGAACTGGTTCATGGTGCTTTCACACCAATACAGTACGCAAATAATCTGACCCTTCTCTTCACGTACCGTGATCTTGACGACTTCTCCACATCAGGGATGGATGGCGGCACTTTAACACTCGATTCGTCTCTGACTGGCTATTACTGGGTAACGGATAATGGCGATGGTACGTATACTCTGATCCTTGACACTACGGCCTTTGGTACTCTTGGCACTTTCGCAATAAATGTGACAATGACCTATGGCGGATCACGACATTGTGATGATGCTTCTGACCTCTTCTACCTCACCATCGTGGAACGAAGGACTCAGTTGACAAGTGATCTTCCCAGTCCTGCTCCATATCTTGGTCAAGCGAATGTGACAGTGACCTATCTTGATGATAATACTAACATTGGGATAAATGGTGCAACTGTTAGAGCGTCTTGTGCGACTGCATCTTCACCACTTGTCTATAATTCCAATTACTGGGTAGATGTTGTTGGTGTAGGGAAATACCGTATACGAATTTCCACAGAAGCGCTCGGCAATTTTGGTTCATATGTGATCGACATAACCGCATCGTACACGGGGACACCTTATTATCAGTCTCGAACGATATCCGTTCAGATTGAGGTTTCACGACGACCTGTTACATTGTCTGTTGTGAAGTCCCCCCTCAATACTCAGTTCTTGGACAATGTAGAGTTTGAAATCACCGTGACCGATTCTCTGTCAGGAACAAGTGTGAGTCTTGACAAGTCTGTTCTCATTCTGACGCATGGTTCAGGCCTTCCAATTACGGATGCTCAGTACACTTTGACACAATCCGGTAATAATTATCTGATCTCAATCAATTCGACTGATCTGACATCCGTTCTTGTCAGTGGTCACCCCATAACGATACTTTTCCACTGGGGCGATTCATCACCATACTATTCCAATTCTACAACTTCTACAGAGGTGACCATTACTAGACGTGCAACTCAAGTTGCAGTTGTCTCAACTCCCCCAAGTGATATTTACTATAATGCCACGGCGCTCATTGAATTCAGCGATTATTCCACTTCTGTAGGGATAACTGGTGCCACATTTACCGTGGCATGTCTAAACACGACCCCGATTCAAGCATGGTTCATTGACAACAACGATGGTACATATGAGGTCCGTGTCAACACGAGTACATTTGTTTCAACTGGCAGATACTATTTCTCTGTGAACGTCAGTATTACTGGCTCACCGTATTATCAGAATCACACCAATATCAGGTATAGTATCATTGTCAATCCTGTTGCCACTGTTCTCTCAGTGGTTGTCCCCTCTGGTGTGACCTATTACTCTGGTGACATGGTTCAAGTGAATATTACATTTATAAATATCAAGTCGGGACTTGGTATCATCAATGCAGATGTCAAGACCAATTGGGGTTCTCAGCATGGCACTTCTTACACATTGACTGAATTGGGTGACGGTGTATACAATCTGACAATAGACACTACGGGTCTGGTGGCCGGGACATACATCTTTGATGTGAATGCGTCCAAATATCTGCATTTCAATAAGACTGTGACTGCCGATATAGTCCTCTCGCCGGTCCCCGTTGCCATAGAATTGAGTAATAACCCGGTCTACCCGATCTGGGGCGAAGCGATAGTCTTCACCGCGAATGTGACAGATGCTCGTGACGGATCGCCGATACTCGGTGGTACGGTGAATATCCAGATTCATGGGGATAATTATTCTATGACCGATGTTGGCGGCGGCCTTTACAACGTCACTGTGCCCTCAAAGACCTACAATGCAGGAGTATACACTGTGTCTTTGCACTTCACAAAGACCAATCACGAAGTTCGAGATATGGATGTTGAATTCCGATTAGGTAAAGTGCCTGCAACTATCTCTCTGGCGCTCAGTTCACTAAGTGTTGTAAATGGTCAGACTATTGCAGTAGAGGCTGTCTATGCACTGGCAAGTAATGGTAGTGTTATTTCCGTTGGGACTCTTGTCTTCAGTTGGTCTGGCGGAAATGGGACTCTCACTTGGAACGCTTCGCAGGGCAAGTATTTGGGAACTCTTACAGTTACAGATGTACCTGTGGGTAACTATCAAGTACTTGTGCAGGCGGTCTCTACTAATTACAGAAGCTCAAGTACCCAAGTATCTCTCGAGGTGCGCGAGATCTCAACGGATATGATGCCATATCACAGTATTTCGAAGATCTCCGCAGTCTACGGTGATATGATCAATATTACAGTCTACTTGAACAACACAGATCTCAATGCACCAGTAGTCGATGCGACTGTTGTATATGGTGTTGGTCCATTAATTGGCAACCTCAGCCCAGCTGTTGAACCTGGTTACTATACAGCCCTCATTGATACTAGTGCTCTTGATGTTCAGAATTGGGTCATTACTGTTTCCAGTTCAAAGTCTGCTCATACTCCGGCTACGACCCAATTCCTTCTCACTGTGGAATCGATTCCAACAAGGGTCATCGTCTATGATGCACTGGTGGAAGTCTATTATGGGACAAATGCCACTTTTACCTTTGTCTTCTGGGATGATTACAATAACCAAGGTATTAACGGTTCGACCGCGTCGTTCGAGCTTGGTAGCATAACTGGTGTTCTTGAAGACCTGAATAATGGCACCTATGTCTTGTCAATCGATTCGACAAGTGTGAGCGCTGGTCCACTTGGATATGATGTCTTTGTGTCCTTCCAGAAGCCGAGACACAAATCCGGTTTTACCTTAGTCAAACTTGTTGTCAGGCCGCGGCCTACAGCACTTGAAGGACCATATGAGATCGATTTCCCTGTTGGAGATGACTATACGATCCTGTTTACATTCCGCGACACCCTGACAGGTCAGCTAATTACAGGTGCAACAGCAGCAGCGATCTGGGAGTTTGGGGCGGTCTCATTGACCCCCTTAGCGAATGGGTCGTATCGGTTCGGTCCCACAGAAACCGAGGCAAGTCGCCTTTCGATACGATCAACACCGTATCTCATACGAATCTCCCTCACGAAAGGCAACTATTCCGCGGCGACCTCCCAAGTGAGTCTGACTATCCGGACAATTCGAACAAAGCTGTTGGTCACTCCACCACCAGTCACTCTCTATGATGGGGAGGAGTTCGTAGTTCGGGTGACCTATTGGGATGAGGATCATAATGTTGCGATCCCGGGTGCGATGAACAGCACTGCTGATACCACTGCTGATGCAGTACCTGAACTCACACGCGACTTTGGTAATGGTACTTACGAGTTCGGGTTTGTTGGTCACGGTATCAAGGCGTTTGATATCAATATAGTACTCTCAAAATCTGATTACGCCACCTCCGAATATTCTCTTGCGGTCTATACAATCATGACTCCAGAGCAGCAATCGCTCTACACAGGAATTGGATGGCTTGCCGCTGCGATTTTTCTGCTGAGCGGTTTCGGTGCGTTGTACATCAAGGTTCTCTCAGTTCCGAAGATGTTACGGATTATCATTGCGATGTGGAAGAAGGTCCGGAAGGGTGGTGTTCCTGAGAAACCGAAGGTCCGCACACGAAGAGAGATGCTTCTAGACGAGATGAATGCGGATCTTGCCTCTGTGCGTATCACCAAGACAATGGAGGATGTCGCGCTATCGACGGTCGATATCTCGGCTCTTGATGTTGAGGCATTACTCGAAGAGCTGGCCGCAATAGTGGGATTGACGGAGAAGGACCTAGAGACTCTACGAACCGACCTTGAAAAGATGAGGCCCAGTGAACGTGCGGGCTTCGTTCAGGAGGTCATTCGACAAGAGCGGGCAAGACGTGCTCGTGATCTTGCCGAAGCGGCCGAGGAGGTGCCTCCGGAGGAGCTGACTCGGAAGCTCACGGAGGATGAGTTGGCTCATCTTAGAGAACAGCTTCTATCACTTGGGATAGATGAGTCTGAGGTCGATATCTTAGTTGAGCAAGCACAAAATCTGACTAAGGCGGAGATAGATGCCTTACTCGACCAGCTCAAGGAAGGAGGAATGGAATAA